The following coding sequences lie in one Silvibacterium dinghuense genomic window:
- the rlmN gene encoding 23S rRNA (adenine(2503)-C(2))-methyltransferase RlmN: protein MTSGRNNLYSILDAPEPQAIRPLFGLSHQQLTVLSQEFSLPAYRARQLSQALYRDRVDSLEALTTLPQSVREQMRAAGYEVGRPRIAETFRSVDGTERYLIATADGQTVETVWMPEGDDGEAGDGSEAGEEEVLTIEQGGHHDATICVSSQIGCAVNCQFCLTAKLGIIRNLTPGEIAGQVVAVLDRHKVRIGRDRINLVFMGMGEPFLNYDAFMDAVRLLVNEVGIAESRMTVSTSGIVPGIERFATEPVRPKLALSLNASNDAVREQVMPITRKWDIAALMDAIRKVPLRPRERVTFEYVLLGGVNDQPEHASEVIRLVRRCGLPAKVNLIAWNPGPGIPYTMPAPASVERFQQALIAAGIPAFLRRPRGRDIYAACGQLKRTVEA, encoded by the coding sequence ATGACGTCTGGCAGAAACAATCTCTATTCCATTTTAGACGCTCCGGAACCCCAGGCGATCCGACCTCTTTTTGGCCTTTCCCATCAGCAACTTACCGTCCTGTCGCAAGAGTTTTCACTGCCTGCGTACCGCGCCCGCCAGCTTTCCCAGGCCCTTTACCGCGACCGCGTGGACTCGCTCGAAGCCCTCACCACGCTGCCCCAGTCCGTCCGCGAGCAGATGCGCGCCGCCGGTTATGAAGTCGGCCGCCCGCGGATTGCCGAGACCTTCCGCTCCGTCGACGGCACCGAACGATACCTCATCGCCACCGCCGATGGCCAGACGGTCGAAACGGTCTGGATGCCCGAAGGCGATGACGGCGAAGCCGGCGACGGATCGGAAGCCGGAGAGGAAGAAGTTCTAACCATCGAGCAGGGAGGCCATCACGACGCGACCATCTGCGTCTCTTCGCAGATCGGCTGCGCGGTCAACTGCCAGTTCTGCCTGACGGCCAAGCTCGGCATCATCCGCAACCTCACGCCAGGCGAGATTGCCGGGCAGGTTGTCGCCGTCCTCGACCGCCACAAGGTCCGCATCGGCCGCGACCGTATCAATCTTGTGTTTATGGGCATGGGCGAGCCGTTTCTGAACTACGACGCCTTCATGGACGCTGTCCGCCTGCTGGTGAACGAAGTCGGCATCGCCGAATCGCGCATGACCGTCTCTACCTCCGGCATCGTCCCCGGCATCGAGCGCTTCGCCACCGAGCCGGTCCGGCCCAAGCTCGCCCTCTCGCTCAACGCCTCCAACGACGCGGTCCGCGAGCAGGTCATGCCCATCACCCGCAAATGGGATATCGCCGCACTCATGGACGCCATCCGCAAGGTGCCGCTGCGCCCCCGCGAACGCGTGACCTTCGAATATGTGCTGCTGGGCGGCGTCAACGATCAGCCGGAGCACGCCAGCGAGGTCATCCGCCTCGTCCGCCGCTGCGGCCTGCCGGCCAAGGTCAACCTCATTGCCTGGAACCCCGGCCCCGGCATCCCCTACACCATGCCCGCGCCCGCAAGCGTCGAACGATTCCAGCAGGCGCTCATCGCCGCCGGCATCCCCGCCTTCCTGCGCCGTCCCCGAGGACGCGACATCTACGCCGCCTGCGGCCAGCTCAAGCGCACCGTCGAAGCCTGA